In the Roseibium sp. HPY-6 genome, one interval contains:
- a CDS encoding DUF3592 domain-containing protein codes for MSGSLEKYFDDLAAGDPESLFLLVALYFLLAATYSLIYCFRLRNWPSVIGQLQSDEVSAWHSDAIAGDRQYFSRATYTYEVDGKQYEGHRVSPFYMTASHNVRFLLEYQRKGIERPTPNTARVFYNKNKPQKSYLVVPGWLGISIVIAFGVTPMLLHVFV; via the coding sequence TTGAGCGGGTCACTGGAAAAGTATTTCGACGATCTGGCAGCAGGAGATCCGGAAAGCCTGTTTCTGCTCGTAGCCCTATATTTTCTTCTGGCGGCAACATACTCACTTATCTACTGCTTCAGATTGCGGAATTGGCCGAGCGTCATCGGTCAGCTCCAAAGCGATGAAGTGTCGGCCTGGCATTCGGATGCAATTGCTGGTGACCGGCAATACTTCTCGAGGGCGACCTATACCTATGAGGTCGACGGAAAACAGTATGAAGGCCATCGCGTCAGCCCGTTTTACATGACCGCGTCGCACAATGTCAGGTTCCTTTTGGAGTACCAGCGCAAAGGCATCGAAAGGCCTACACCAAACACCGCCAGAGTTTTCTACAACAAAAACAAGCCACAAAAGTCTTATCTGGTGGTGCCGGGCTGGTTGGGTATCAGCATTGTAATCGCCTTTGGAGTAACACCCATGTTGCTCCACGTGTTTGTTTGA
- a CDS encoding MarR family transcriptional regulator, which produces MPDKRDHDPMKHFRIAGWHKSLEHNRSRRGHSLAQAPGKFVSSYLLYLLAASSEAASHQFHARVRELGLRVPEWRVLACLFDQDGLMITQLARFSLMEQSRMTRIVDQMEKRGLVARRSDQGDGRRVRVYLTSEGQALSERLVEEAQDHEDKLLSALSPADAERIKPSLVRLLGALESTLISNE; this is translated from the coding sequence ATGCCTGATAAGCGAGACCACGATCCGATGAAGCATTTCAGGATTGCGGGTTGGCACAAGAGCCTTGAACATAATCGCTCACGTCGGGGACACTCATTGGCACAGGCACCGGGAAAATTCGTTTCTTCATATTTGCTTTATCTGCTGGCGGCCTCCAGCGAAGCAGCCAGCCACCAGTTTCATGCGCGCGTGCGTGAACTCGGCCTGCGTGTTCCCGAATGGCGCGTGCTTGCCTGTCTGTTCGATCAGGATGGCCTTATGATCACGCAGCTGGCGCGATTTTCCCTTATGGAACAGTCCCGCATGACCCGCATCGTTGATCAGATGGAAAAGCGGGGATTGGTTGCGCGTAGAAGCGATCAGGGGGATGGCAGGCGCGTACGGGTCTATCTGACCAGCGAAGGTCAGGCTCTGAGCGAACGTCTCGTCGAAGAGGCCCAGGACCACGAAGACAAATTGCTTTCCGCCCTCAGCCCCGCCGACGCGGAGAGAATCAAACCTTCATTGGTCCGCTTGCTGGGTGCGCTCGAGTCCACGCTGATTTCGAATGAATGA
- a CDS encoding PDR/VanB family oxidoreductase: MKLVLESVEPETEAIRVFRFREQAGGRLPGYEPGAHIDFDLGAPGTRSYSLIDWPDASQLYTIAVQREDDGTGGSKAMHALSLGDEVSASGPKNDFRLVENAPHTLLLAGGIGITPLISMATQLQSTGRSFKLHYCARTEERMGFAEALKTAFGSAVTLYFDDRSPLDLSKLLNEQETGTHLYVCGPRGMIDAARAAASQAGIADDAVHVELFNSPEKSAEESSFEVEVHGTGQVVSVAPDQTIIEALEAAGLDVMYDCQRGDCGICQTDVVSGEPDHRDVVLSDAEKASGKVMQICVSRAKSARLVLDL; encoded by the coding sequence GTGAAACTTGTTCTTGAAAGTGTCGAACCGGAAACGGAAGCGATCCGTGTTTTCAGGTTTCGCGAACAGGCGGGCGGAAGGCTGCCGGGGTACGAGCCGGGCGCGCATATCGATTTCGATCTCGGTGCGCCAGGCACCCGTAGCTATTCTCTGATCGACTGGCCTGATGCGTCGCAACTTTACACGATCGCAGTTCAGCGGGAAGACGACGGCACGGGCGGATCAAAGGCGATGCACGCGCTTTCCCTTGGCGATGAAGTTTCTGCGTCCGGTCCCAAGAATGATTTCCGGCTTGTTGAAAACGCGCCCCACACTCTGCTTTTGGCGGGCGGCATTGGCATCACGCCCCTGATATCTATGGCAACGCAATTGCAGTCCACCGGCAGGTCGTTCAAGCTTCATTATTGCGCCCGGACTGAGGAGCGGATGGGGTTCGCGGAAGCCCTGAAGACTGCGTTCGGGAGCGCTGTCACGCTGTATTTTGACGACCGGTCCCCACTTGACCTTTCGAAGCTGTTGAACGAGCAGGAAACGGGCACGCATCTTTATGTGTGCGGGCCCAGAGGCATGATCGATGCGGCGCGAGCAGCAGCTTCGCAGGCCGGCATTGCGGATGATGCGGTGCATGTCGAGCTTTTCAATTCACCTGAGAAATCGGCCGAAGAGTCATCATTTGAAGTCGAGGTCCACGGCACCGGCCAGGTTGTGTCTGTGGCACCGGACCAGACGATCATCGAAGCGCTCGAAGCAGCCGGCCTGGACGTCATGTACGATTGCCAGCGCGGCGATTGCGGCATCTGCCAAACTGATGTGGTCAGTGGTGAGCCCGATCACCGCGATGTCGTCCTGTCCGATGCTGAAAAAGCATCCGGCAAGGTCATGCAGATCTGTGTCAGCCGAGCAAAATCAGCCCGTCTGGTACTTGATCTGTAA
- a CDS encoding aromatic ring-hydroxylating dioxygenase subunit alpha has protein sequence MRTASEITAMFTGPQVHRDVYTSPEIYRLEMKHLFANTWVFVGHESQTPNKGDYFTTQIGDQPVIQVRHSDGEIYVLFNRCPHKGTKIAIDREGNTGKFFRCPYHAWSFKTNGCLLAIPLKKGYEDTGFSESESAKGMTPVGAVRNYRGFVFARLAPEGIGFEDYFGDSLSSIDNMVDRSPEGRLEIAGPPLRYMHKCNWKMLVENQTDTCHPMVAHESSAGTAVNIWEEMGNPEPRPPAMEIIAPFMSPYEFFEKMGIRTWPNGHGHTGVHHSIHSDYSAIPGYFDALSEAYGEERAKSILDENRHNTVYFPNIMIKGPIQQLRNFIPLGPDKTLVESYIYRLVGAPDQLLARTAMYNRMINAPTSIVGHDDLEMYERAQEGLMSNGMEWVNVQRLRTEAEDFSQETVENGTTERQMRNQFDAWVKFMTVSMEGA, from the coding sequence ATGCGGACAGCCAGCGAAATCACCGCGATGTTCACCGGACCGCAGGTGCACCGGGACGTTTACACGAGCCCGGAAATCTACCGGTTGGAGATGAAGCATCTCTTTGCGAACACTTGGGTGTTCGTTGGTCATGAAAGCCAGACACCGAACAAGGGGGACTATTTCACGACCCAGATCGGCGATCAGCCGGTCATCCAGGTTCGTCACTCCGACGGTGAGATTTACGTCCTCTTCAATCGGTGCCCGCACAAGGGCACGAAGATAGCGATCGACAGAGAGGGAAACACCGGAAAATTCTTCCGTTGCCCCTATCACGCCTGGTCCTTCAAGACCAATGGCTGCCTGCTCGCGATCCCCTTGAAGAAGGGCTACGAGGATACCGGGTTTTCGGAAAGCGAGAGCGCCAAGGGCATGACCCCCGTCGGTGCTGTCCGCAACTATCGAGGCTTTGTCTTTGCCCGCCTCGCGCCAGAGGGAATAGGATTTGAGGATTATTTCGGCGACAGCCTGAGTTCCATCGACAACATGGTCGACCGGTCGCCGGAAGGGCGGCTCGAAATCGCCGGGCCGCCGCTGCGCTACATGCACAAGTGCAACTGGAAAATGCTGGTTGAGAACCAGACGGACACCTGTCACCCGATGGTTGCGCATGAAAGTTCCGCTGGGACGGCTGTGAACATCTGGGAGGAGATGGGCAATCCGGAACCGCGCCCGCCTGCGATGGAGATCATCGCTCCGTTCATGTCGCCTTACGAGTTTTTCGAGAAGATGGGGATACGCACGTGGCCGAACGGTCACGGGCACACGGGCGTCCACCACTCGATCCATTCGGATTATTCCGCCATCCCGGGATATTTCGATGCCTTGTCAGAGGCCTATGGCGAAGAGCGTGCCAAGTCGATCCTTGACGAGAACCGGCACAACACGGTGTATTTCCCGAACATCATGATTAAGGGTCCGATCCAGCAGTTGCGCAATTTCATACCGCTCGGACCCGACAAGACATTGGTGGAAAGCTACATCTACCGGCTCGTCGGCGCGCCGGACCAGCTTCTCGCACGCACGGCCATGTACAACCGGATGATCAATGCTCCGACCTCCATCGTGGGTCATGACGACCTTGAAATGTACGAGCGGGCCCAGGAAGGGCTGATGTCGAATGGCATGGAATGGGTCAACGTCCAGCGCCTCAGGACCGAAGCGGAGGATTTCTCACAGGAAACTGTCGAGAACGGGACGACAGAACGTCAGATGCGCAATCAGTTCGACGCCTGGGTGAAATTCATGACTGTCTCTATGGAGGGGGCGTGA
- a CDS encoding aromatic-ring-hydroxylating dioxygenase subunit beta, with protein MAFSKDQVIDFIYNEARMLDEGRYDEWLSLWLEDGHYWMPLDYKQTDPHLVTSLLYEDMFMLRLRVERLNGARTFSQKPKSRCHHVIQRPFVDEMTEDRIVTNTSMHYVETRLDEQFLLALTAVHELAVVDGALRIANKRVDILNSDAAFGNIQLLP; from the coding sequence ATGGCATTTTCGAAAGACCAGGTCATCGACTTCATCTACAACGAGGCGCGCATGCTCGACGAGGGCCGCTATGACGAGTGGCTGTCGCTCTGGCTGGAAGACGGGCACTACTGGATGCCGCTCGATTACAAGCAGACGGACCCGCATCTGGTGACGTCCTTGCTTTATGAGGACATGTTCATGCTGCGCCTGCGTGTCGAGCGCCTGAATGGCGCCAGGACCTTCAGCCAGAAGCCCAAAAGCCGTTGCCATCATGTCATTCAGCGTCCTTTTGTCGACGAGATGACCGAAGACAGGATCGTCACCAACACGTCCATGCACTATGTGGAAACCCGGCTTGATGAACAGTTCTTGCTGGCGTTGACCGCGGTCCATGAACTCGCCGTTGTCGATGGCGCTCTGCGGATCGCCAACAAACGCGTCGACATTCTCAACAGCGATGCCGCTTTCGGCAATATCCAGTTGCTGCCATGA
- a CDS encoding AMP-binding protein has translation MNASAPSTVYEIFSVTARKYPDRPVLNVLPGTAEIYDLAPDEVTYADALEQVDLIARELKAAGYSAGMRVALLLENRPAFFLYWLAVNSIGGSVVPINPDLRSAELEYLIGHSEPALIVAIASRHPELETASKSAGMDVPVIVPGDRLPGPRRDAVVARPLEGEAREAAILYTSGTTGKPKGCILPNTYFLLAGHWYANVGGLANLTDAGERMITPLPVFHMNAMAYSFMAMVTVGGCLTVLDRFHPRGWWSDVAASKATCLHYLGVMPSMLMSFEPSPADRAHSVRFGFGAGVDPKLQVAFEERFGFPLVEAWAMTETGAGAVIAASTKDRLVAQASIGKPKAEVECLIIDDEGTPSERGELLVRRAGSEPRYGFFSEYYKDAAATAEAWEGGWFHTGDIVRRTPDGNMFFVDRKKNVIRRSGENIAAVEVESILMRHPEIKAAGVAPVPDPVRGDEVFACLSVKDATPAKAEAITRWCLDQMAYYKAPGFIAFVDKLPLTATQKIQRAALKEMAGRLLHDPDTVATGHLKKRQAG, from the coding sequence ATGAACGCGTCTGCGCCTTCAACGGTCTATGAGATCTTCTCCGTGACGGCCCGTAAGTATCCCGACCGGCCTGTCCTGAACGTGTTGCCAGGGACGGCAGAAATCTACGATCTCGCGCCGGACGAGGTGACTTATGCAGATGCGCTGGAACAGGTGGATCTGATCGCAAGGGAGTTGAAGGCTGCAGGTTATTCTGCGGGCATGCGCGTTGCCCTGCTTCTTGAAAACAGGCCTGCTTTCTTCCTGTACTGGCTCGCTGTAAACAGCATCGGCGGATCCGTCGTGCCGATCAATCCGGACCTGCGGTCCGCAGAGCTGGAATATCTGATCGGACACTCCGAACCCGCCTTGATCGTCGCGATCGCAAGCCGCCATCCGGAGCTTGAAACGGCAAGCAAATCAGCCGGCATGGATGTGCCGGTTATCGTACCCGGTGACAGATTGCCGGGACCACGCAGGGATGCGGTCGTCGCGCGGCCCCTGGAGGGTGAAGCCCGTGAAGCGGCCATTCTTTATACGTCCGGAACCACGGGCAAACCGAAGGGCTGCATTCTGCCGAATACCTATTTCCTGCTTGCAGGACATTGGTATGCAAATGTCGGCGGGTTGGCGAACCTGACTGACGCGGGCGAGCGCATGATCACGCCGCTGCCGGTGTTCCACATGAACGCGATGGCCTATTCCTTCATGGCCATGGTCACCGTCGGCGGGTGCCTGACCGTTCTGGACCGCTTTCACCCGCGTGGATGGTGGTCGGATGTCGCAGCCTCCAAGGCGACATGCCTGCATTATCTCGGCGTGATGCCGTCCATGCTGATGAGCTTTGAACCGTCTCCTGCCGACCGCGCACATTCCGTCCGCTTCGGTTTTGGTGCGGGCGTCGACCCGAAGCTGCAGGTCGCGTTCGAAGAAAGGTTCGGCTTTCCGCTGGTCGAAGCCTGGGCCATGACCGAAACCGGAGCCGGTGCGGTGATCGCGGCATCAACAAAGGATCGCCTCGTCGCCCAGGCCAGCATCGGCAAACCGAAAGCGGAGGTCGAATGCCTGATCATCGACGACGAAGGGACACCATCAGAACGGGGGGAATTGCTGGTGCGCCGTGCTGGAAGCGAACCGCGCTACGGCTTTTTTTCCGAATACTACAAGGACGCGGCCGCAACAGCGGAAGCCTGGGAGGGGGGATGGTTCCACACAGGCGACATCGTCAGGCGTACGCCGGACGGCAACATGTTCTTTGTCGATCGCAAGAAGAACGTCATCAGACGTTCAGGCGAGAACATCGCAGCGGTCGAGGTGGAGTCCATCCTCATGCGGCACCCGGAAATCAAGGCGGCTGGGGTCGCACCGGTTCCGGACCCCGTTCGCGGCGATGAAGTGTTTGCCTGCTTGAGCGTGAAAGACGCCACGCCTGCCAAGGCGGAGGCGATCACGCGTTGGTGCCTGGACCAGATGGCCTATTACAAGGCGCCGGGCTTTATCGCATTCGTCGATAAGCTGCCTCTGACGGCGACCCAGAAGATCCAGCGCGCCGCCCTGAAAGAAATGGCTGGGCGGCTTCTGCATGATCCGGATACTGTTGCAACAGGGCATTTGAAGAAACGGCAGGCCGGTTGA
- a CDS encoding thiolase family protein, with protein sequence MGRRAGYDGVAVTAPFSAPYQRYSIETAHWWIAKALRGSLQAAGLKPSDLDGFSVASFTLFPDTAVGLTQHLGLVPRWLDHIPMGGASGVVALRRAARAVQAGDADIVACVAGDTNHIDSFRNMLSSFSRFAQDASYPYGYGGPNANFALLTDRYMREYGATREDFGRICVAQRKNALKYPHAVMKKPLTLEDYLAARPIADPIALFDCVMPCAGSEAFLVMSVEEAMKRDLPFATIGGTIERHNAHADDPIQLRGGWTLDKDELYAMSDCSPEDIDLLQTYDDYPVISMMQMEDLGFCEKGEGPDFVRRKDLTVDGDFPHNTSGGQLSAGQAGAAGGFLGLVEALRQVTGTAGDTQVTNARVAMVSGFGMINYDRGVCSSAAILKSGSA encoded by the coding sequence ATGGGACGACGCGCGGGTTATGATGGGGTTGCGGTTACCGCGCCGTTTTCGGCGCCGTATCAGCGCTATTCCATCGAAACCGCTCACTGGTGGATCGCAAAGGCACTGCGCGGCTCGCTTCAGGCCGCCGGCTTGAAGCCATCTGATCTGGACGGCTTCTCCGTTGCAAGTTTCACCCTGTTTCCGGACACGGCCGTTGGTCTGACCCAGCATCTCGGTCTCGTCCCCAGATGGCTTGATCATATCCCGATGGGCGGGGCCAGCGGTGTCGTGGCATTGCGTCGGGCCGCACGCGCTGTTCAGGCGGGCGATGCCGACATTGTCGCCTGTGTCGCCGGGGACACGAACCACATCGACAGCTTCCGCAACATGCTGTCGAGTTTTTCCCGTTTCGCCCAGGATGCCTCTTACCCCTATGGCTATGGTGGACCCAATGCCAATTTCGCGCTGCTCACGGATCGCTACATGCGCGAATACGGTGCAACCCGAGAGGATTTCGGCCGGATCTGCGTGGCGCAAAGAAAGAATGCTCTGAAATATCCGCATGCGGTGATGAAAAAACCGCTGACGCTGGAAGATTATCTGGCGGCGCGGCCGATTGCTGACCCGATAGCCCTCTTTGACTGTGTGATGCCCTGCGCGGGCTCTGAAGCCTTTCTGGTCATGTCCGTCGAGGAAGCGATGAAGCGGGATCTGCCCTTCGCCACGATCGGCGGCACGATAGAGCGTCACAACGCCCATGCGGATGACCCGATCCAGCTGCGTGGCGGATGGACACTCGACAAGGACGAACTCTACGCCATGTCGGACTGCTCGCCGGAAGATATCGATCTGCTGCAGACCTATGACGACTATCCCGTGATTTCCATGATGCAGATGGAAGACCTTGGCTTTTGTGAAAAGGGCGAGGGCCCGGACTTTGTCAGGCGGAAGGATCTGACTGTCGATGGGGATTTCCCCCACAACACGTCCGGTGGCCAATTGTCCGCTGGCCAGGCTGGCGCTGCGGGTGGCTTTCTGGGGCTCGTAGAAGCGCTCCGTCAGGTGACCGGGACAGCAGGAGACACACAGGTGACCAACGCCCGTGTTGCGATGGTATCCGGCTTCGGCATGATCAACTATGACCGCGGCGTCTGCAGCAGCGCTGCGATCCTGAAATCCGGAAGCGCATAA
- a CDS encoding SDR family NAD(P)-dependent oxidoreductase, which yields MTKPLQPPPKKNPQKRSQSPTRPPETRSRAALGLSAAAAEGRFALQVCQECFAVQYPARDVCRACLSPELVWQDQSPSGTLLAETTVRTSTKLYFRDRTPWRMGSVQLDAGPVVLCHVHGDCQSGGKVTLLNRLDAAGQGVLLAMPEERTDHMEDDPQLRALSADPKHRRILVTDLRNPNTPALVNALLDAGAATVFVGESESWRPHDNRHALADLENVEILPLDVTDVASVQKLAGEIGGKTDILINTARFVRPGGVLERGDTAFAREEMETNYLGLMRMAQAFGPGMCARTGDGINSAVAWVNILSVHALSNAPEFGCFTASNAAAYSLSQSLRGEFRGSGLRVMNVFTGPTDDEWHQALPPPKVSAVAMARSVVSGLQQGLEDVWCGDVAKEIRDRWRRDPKVLERELTQGGEGA from the coding sequence ATGACAAAGCCGCTCCAGCCTCCACCCAAAAAGAACCCTCAGAAACGGTCACAATCACCGACGCGACCACCCGAAACACGATCGCGCGCAGCACTGGGTCTGAGCGCTGCGGCCGCGGAAGGCCGCTTTGCGTTGCAGGTGTGCCAGGAGTGTTTCGCTGTTCAATACCCGGCGCGCGATGTTTGCCGGGCGTGCCTCTCGCCGGAACTCGTGTGGCAGGACCAGTCGCCTTCGGGCACCCTCTTGGCCGAAACAACGGTTCGAACGTCGACGAAACTCTATTTCCGCGACCGGACGCCATGGCGCATGGGCTCGGTTCAACTGGACGCCGGGCCAGTCGTTCTCTGCCATGTGCATGGCGATTGCCAGAGCGGCGGCAAGGTCACCCTTCTCAATCGCCTCGATGCGGCCGGGCAAGGTGTACTGCTGGCCATGCCCGAAGAAAGGACGGATCACATGGAAGACGACCCGCAGCTGCGTGCGTTGTCCGCTGACCCCAAGCACCGCCGTATCCTTGTGACGGACTTGCGCAATCCCAACACGCCCGCGCTGGTCAACGCCCTTCTTGATGCCGGAGCTGCAACGGTCTTCGTCGGAGAATCGGAAAGCTGGCGCCCTCATGACAATCGGCATGCTCTGGCGGATCTTGAGAATGTGGAAATACTTCCGCTGGATGTAACCGATGTGGCATCGGTTCAAAAACTTGCCGGCGAGATCGGCGGAAAGACGGATATTCTGATCAACACAGCGCGCTTTGTCCGTCCCGGCGGTGTTCTGGAGCGCGGTGACACGGCCTTTGCACGAGAGGAGATGGAGACCAATTACCTCGGTCTCATGCGCATGGCACAGGCCTTCGGGCCTGGAATGTGTGCGCGCACCGGTGACGGCATCAATTCCGCGGTGGCCTGGGTCAATATCCTGTCCGTGCATGCCCTTTCCAACGCACCGGAGTTTGGCTGCTTTACCGCTTCCAATGCGGCGGCCTACTCGCTCAGCCAGTCTTTGCGCGGGGAATTCAGAGGATCGGGCCTGCGCGTCATGAACGTCTTCACCGGACCGACCGATGACGAATGGCACCAGGCTTTGCCACCGCCCAAAGTGTCCGCTGTCGCAATGGCACGGTCGGTGGTGTCAGGACTGCAGCAGGGGCTGGAAGACGTCTGGTGCGGGGATGTCGCCAAGGAAATTCGGGATCGCTGGCGGCGCGATCCGAAGGTCCTCGAACGCGAACTCACTCAAGGAGGCGAAGGCGCATGA
- a CDS encoding cyclase family protein, producing the protein MTVLDALVSGLSSGAVEIIDLTHTLDPDFPVIVLPPEFGQCARFRMEEVSAYDHRGPAWKWHNISMSEHTGTHFDAPSHWISGKDVARGSVDEIPPEAFVGPAVVIDCSNAVRANEDFELTPDVIAAFEADHGRIPADSWVLMRTDWSKRRGADYLNMRDDGPHSPGPTPEGIRFLIEERDIRGFGTETIGTDAGQGAHYAPPYPAHYFLHGAGKYGLQCLNNLDQLPATGAVLMAAPLKIKNGTGSPLRVLAMVSK; encoded by the coding sequence ATGACCGTCCTCGACGCTCTGGTTTCCGGCCTGTCTTCCGGCGCGGTCGAGATTATCGATCTCACGCACACACTCGACCCGGATTTCCCGGTCATCGTCTTGCCGCCGGAGTTCGGCCAGTGCGCGCGCTTCCGGATGGAGGAAGTCAGTGCTTATGACCACCGGGGGCCGGCCTGGAAATGGCACAATATCTCCATGTCGGAACACACTGGTACGCATTTCGATGCGCCCTCGCACTGGATTTCCGGGAAGGATGTGGCGCGTGGCTCTGTTGATGAAATTCCGCCCGAAGCCTTTGTTGGCCCGGCAGTGGTGATCGATTGTTCCAATGCGGTGCGCGCGAACGAGGATTTTGAGCTGACACCCGACGTGATCGCAGCCTTTGAAGCCGACCACGGCCGCATTCCGGCGGACAGCTGGGTGCTCATGAGAACCGACTGGTCCAAGCGCCGCGGCGCTGATTATCTGAACATGCGCGATGACGGTCCGCATTCGCCAGGCCCGACGCCGGAGGGCATCCGCTTCCTGATCGAGGAACGCGACATTCGGGGCTTCGGAACGGAAACGATTGGCACTGATGCGGGTCAGGGAGCCCATTACGCGCCGCCTTACCCGGCCCACTACTTCTTGCACGGGGCCGGCAAATACGGCCTGCAATGTCTCAACAACCTGGATCAGTTGCCTGCGACCGGAGCGGTCCTGATGGCAGCTCCCCTGAAAATCAAGAACGGAACCGGCAGCCCGCTCCGCGTTCTGGCGATGGTGAGCAAATGA
- a CDS encoding SDR family oxidoreductase — MSEFTAVVTGGNKGIGADLAEKLLGQGYTVVSVARSAPDKVHPNLHSVEADLLDPAAVSDAAKAIQSEFDVSHLIHNAGLIWPNLVEEAKPEDITGLAQLHLGSALTLLQAVLPGMKDRRFGRVMFNASRAALGAPTRTAYSASKAGMIGMARTWALELAPHGITVNVVAPGPILTDNFWGIVEKDSPQQEALAKRIPVGRIGTVQDVTNAFLFFCNPENSFVTGQTLYVCGGASVGTLTI; from the coding sequence ATGAGTGAATTCACGGCAGTCGTGACCGGCGGCAACAAGGGCATCGGCGCGGATCTTGCCGAAAAACTTCTCGGTCAAGGCTATACGGTTGTCTCTGTGGCGCGCTCGGCTCCCGACAAGGTGCATCCCAATCTGCACTCGGTTGAAGCGGATTTGCTCGATCCGGCAGCCGTTTCGGACGCGGCCAAGGCCATTCAGTCTGAATTCGACGTGTCTCACCTCATTCACAATGCCGGCCTGATCTGGCCGAACCTTGTGGAAGAGGCAAAGCCTGAGGACATAACGGGACTTGCGCAACTTCATCTCGGCTCGGCCCTGACGCTCTTGCAGGCTGTCTTGCCCGGCATGAAGGACCGCCGGTTCGGCCGCGTGATGTTCAATGCATCCCGTGCAGCGCTTGGCGCTCCGACGCGCACGGCTTACAGCGCAAGCAAGGCCGGAATGATCGGGATGGCACGCACCTGGGCGCTTGAGCTTGCGCCGCACGGGATCACCGTCAATGTTGTCGCGCCCGGACCGATCCTGACCGACAATTTCTGGGGCATTGTCGAGAAAGACAGCCCGCAACAGGAGGCGCTTGCCAAGCGTATTCCGGTCGGGCGGATCGGAACGGTGCAGGACGTGACCAACGCCTTCCTCTTTTTCTGCAATCCGGAAAACAGCTTCGTTACTGGACAGACGCTCTATGTCTGCGGTGGGGC